Proteins from a single region of Argiope bruennichi chromosome 6, qqArgBrue1.1, whole genome shotgun sequence:
- the LOC129971913 gene encoding uncharacterized protein LOC129971913, whose product MDQILKDSSFAGEGTPPETSELDITIDRLRKDRFLVKDKEMLQKLEQLVLDEYQSKQAQSRGTQTFGGRFQTPMDDLMWNEQMKYTKRSLETLMSNKSKTTRKSGKSIADYFDANATYDTLSSEIKDRFTTLNLKLIKQTPEDFKIWVDCKHFRPNEIKVVVKDGCVVVHAQHDVKLDEHGLIKREFKHCWTLPEEVKSEKLSCLLDKYGILTIRAPCKPTSIIVPVQTEKPRSLESYDIETTYE is encoded by the coding sequence ATGGATCAAATCTTAAAAGATAGCTCCTTTGCAGGAGAGGGTACACCGCCAGAGACATCGGAATTGGATATCACTATAGATCGACTGAGAAAAGACAGATTCCTGGTGAAAGACAAAGAAATGTTGCAGAAACTTGAACAGTTAGTTTTGGATGAATATCAGAGTAAGCAAGCACAATCTCGTGGTACCCAAACTTTCGGTGGGCGATTCCAGACTCCAATGGATGATTTGATGTGGAATGAACAAATGAAATATACGAAACGTTCACTCGAAACCTTGATGAGCAACAAGTCGAAAACTACAAGAAAATCGGGAAAAAGCATTGCCGACTATTTTGACGCAAATGCTACATATGATACTTTGTCATCGGAAATCAAAGACCGTTTCACGACACTCAACCTCAAACTTATCAAGCAGACCCCAGAAGATTTTAAAATCTGGGTTGACTGCAAGCATTTCAGGCCTAACGAAATAAAGGTGGTAGTCAAGGACGGTTGTGTCGTCGTTCATGCCCAGCATGATGTGAAACTTGATGAGCATGGCTTAATCAAGCGTGAATTCAAACACTGTTGGACACTCCCAGAGGAAGTGAAGTCTGAGAAACTTAGCTGTCTTCTCGACAAATATGGTATCTTAACCATACGAGCACCTTGTAAACCAACCTCTATTATTGTTCCTGTGCAAACTGAAAAACCTCGGAGCCTGGAATCGTATGACATTGAAACCACATATGAGTAA
- the LOC129971914 gene encoding protein lethal(2)essential for life-like: protein MSRPLRKRNVPSEKEQEQAQAQELEAQKTDSFQTAFYMKHFRATDIIVKVADYTLIIDASHREHADEHGLVTRSMIRKHKLPKDIKIATLRCSFTGSGFLVVHAER from the coding sequence ATGTCAAGACCTCTTAGAAAAAGGAACGTTCCATCCGAGAAAGAACAAGAACAAGCACAAGCACAGGAATTGGAGGCTCAGAAGACAGATTCCTTCCAAACTGCTTTTTACATGAAACATTTCCGTGCGACGGACATCATAGTCAAAGTGGCGGATTACACGCTCATCATAGACGCCTCCCACCGAGAGCATGCCGACGAGCATGGACTTGTTACTCGTTCGATGATAAGAAAACATAAATTGCCGAAGGATATCAAGATAGCAACTCTTCGCTGTTCATTTACCGGCAGTGGTTTTCTTGTTGTCCATGCTGAACGTTAA